One region of Streptomyces capillispiralis genomic DNA includes:
- a CDS encoding C40 family peptidase has protein sequence MGKGKRGWLAAAVTVVCAVTVLAVPGTAFAAPTPPPPPGASPGAGVPADKDLEAVREKLDKLYRAAAVATDAYNAAEEKAEQQSAEIVRLAKKIVEGRERLEELEARAGAAAAAQYRGGGLPPEAHLMLSDDPQDFLDGAGRVRQGQHATNGLLGEMTRTQQDLEQYARDADAQWKKLEAGRKAKAKAQQRIERQIEAAEKVESELETEEKERLALLEQRAADRAQSAWLSSGILDDIDGRATEQGKKAVAYATAQIGKPYQWGAEGPRTYDCSGLTSQAWTTAGQGIPRTSQAQWKQLERVAVEEMRPGDLVIYFDDASHVGMYVGDGAIVHAPRPGRAVTLAGAGSMPILGVVRPDPGSEPDGTPDSQGTRNKPST, from the coding sequence ATGGGCAAGGGCAAGCGCGGGTGGCTCGCGGCGGCCGTGACCGTGGTCTGTGCGGTCACCGTGCTGGCGGTGCCCGGCACGGCGTTCGCGGCCCCCACTCCCCCGCCGCCCCCGGGCGCGAGTCCCGGCGCCGGCGTCCCGGCCGACAAGGACCTCGAGGCCGTACGCGAGAAGCTCGACAAGCTCTACCGCGCCGCGGCCGTCGCCACCGACGCGTACAACGCGGCCGAGGAGAAGGCGGAGCAGCAGTCCGCCGAGATCGTCCGGCTGGCGAAGAAGATCGTCGAGGGCCGGGAGCGGCTGGAGGAGCTGGAGGCCCGCGCGGGCGCCGCGGCCGCCGCCCAGTACCGCGGCGGCGGACTGCCGCCCGAGGCCCATCTGATGCTGAGCGACGATCCGCAGGACTTCCTCGACGGCGCGGGGCGGGTGCGGCAGGGCCAGCACGCCACCAACGGACTGCTCGGCGAAATGACCCGCACCCAGCAGGACTTGGAGCAGTACGCGCGCGACGCCGACGCCCAGTGGAAGAAGCTGGAGGCCGGGCGCAAGGCCAAGGCGAAGGCGCAGCAGCGGATCGAGCGGCAGATCGAGGCGGCCGAGAAGGTCGAGTCCGAGCTGGAGACGGAGGAGAAGGAGCGCCTGGCCCTCCTGGAGCAGCGGGCCGCCGACCGGGCGCAGAGCGCCTGGCTCAGCTCGGGCATCCTCGACGACATCGACGGCAGGGCGACGGAGCAGGGCAAGAAGGCCGTCGCGTACGCCACCGCGCAGATCGGCAAGCCGTACCAGTGGGGCGCCGAGGGCCCCAGGACGTACGACTGCTCCGGACTGACCTCGCAGGCCTGGACGACGGCCGGGCAGGGCATCCCGCGCACCTCGCAGGCGCAGTGGAAGCAGCTGGAGCGCGTCGCCGTCGAGGAGATGCGGCCCGGTGACCTCGTCATCTACTTCGACGACGCCAGCCACGTCGGGATGTACGTGGGGGACGGTGCCATCGTGCACGCCCCGCGCCCCGGGCGGGCGGTGACGCTGGCGGGGGCCGGGTCGATGCCGATCCTCGGCGTGGTGCGGCCGGACCCGGGCTCGGAGCCGGACGGCACGCCGGACTCACAGGGCACGCGGAACAAGCCGAGCACATAG
- a CDS encoding class I SAM-dependent methyltransferase, with translation MGTVTRGTTNPNRLRRMDRWIAATHGAELRRAEDPVAVDLGYGAAPWTAVELLHRLRTVAPRARVAGVEIEPARVAAARPYEREGLLFHHGGFEIPVAGRPLLVRAANVLRQYDEAEVAAVWRRLCARLAPADPATGSRGGLLVEGTCDEIGRRHVWVALGPEGPRTVTFATRLGSLERPSDLAERLPKALIHRNVPGEPVHAFLRDFDRAWAAAAPYASYGARQRWIRSVRDLTADWPVTDGPVRWRQGEVTVRWGALAPRG, from the coding sequence GTGGGCACGGTGACGCGCGGCACGACCAACCCCAACCGGCTGCGCCGCATGGACCGCTGGATCGCGGCCACGCACGGCGCGGAACTGCGCCGCGCGGAGGATCCCGTCGCCGTCGACCTCGGGTACGGCGCGGCCCCCTGGACGGCCGTCGAACTGCTGCACCGGCTGCGCACCGTCGCCCCCCGCGCGCGCGTGGCGGGCGTCGAGATCGAACCGGCCCGGGTCGCGGCGGCACGGCCGTACGAGCGCGAGGGCCTGCTCTTCCACCACGGCGGGTTCGAGATCCCGGTCGCGGGACGGCCCCTGCTCGTCCGCGCGGCGAACGTGCTGCGCCAGTACGACGAGGCCGAGGTCGCCGCCGTGTGGCGGCGGCTGTGCGCGCGGCTCGCCCCGGCCGACCCGGCGACGGGCTCGCGCGGCGGGCTGCTCGTCGAGGGCACCTGCGACGAGATCGGACGCCGGCACGTGTGGGTGGCGCTCGGGCCGGAAGGGCCGCGCACCGTCACCTTCGCGACCCGGCTCGGCTCGCTGGAGCGCCCCTCGGACCTGGCCGAACGCCTGCCGAAGGCGCTGATCCACCGCAATGTCCCCGGCGAGCCGGTGCACGCCTTCCTGCGCGACTTCGACCGCGCCTGGGCCGCCGCCGCGCCCTACGCCTCCTACGGTGCCCGGCAGCGCTGGATCCGGTCCGTGCGGGACCTCACGGCCGACTGGCCGGTGACGGACGGGCCGGTGCGGTGGCGGCAGGGGGAAGTGACGGTGCGGTGGGGGGCGTTGGCGCCTCGCGGCTGA
- the mshA gene encoding D-inositol-3-phosphate glycosyltransferase yields MSQYIARLGRRSTAASPRLRLHRRPRRVAMLSVHTSPLHQPGTGDAGGMNVYIVELAQRLAAINIEVEIFTRATTAALPPSVELAPGVLVRHVDAGPYEGLAKEELPAQLCAFTHGVMQAWAGHRPGHYDLVHSHYWLSGHVGWLAAQRWGVPLVHAMHTMAKVKNANLADGDTPEPAARVIGETQIVAAADRLIANTAEEADELVRHYAAEPGKVAVVHPGVNLSRFRPADGRAAARARLGLPQDALIPLFAGRIQPLKAPDVLLRAVAVLLDERPELRSRICVPVVGGPSGSGLAKPEGLQKLAARLGIADVVRFRPPVGQEQLADWFRAASVLVMPSYSESFGLVAIEAQASGTPVLAAAVGGLPVAVRDGDTGFLVQGHDPAAYARVLRDFADHPHLADRMGEAAARHAQSFGWDAAAAATADVYTAATHAHRRHVRSHHG; encoded by the coding sequence GTGAGCCAGTACATCGCGAGGCTCGGGCGGCGTTCCACCGCCGCATCGCCCCGGCTGCGACTGCACCGCAGGCCCCGCCGTGTGGCGATGCTCTCCGTGCACACCTCCCCGCTCCACCAGCCGGGCACCGGCGACGCGGGCGGCATGAACGTCTACATCGTGGAGCTGGCGCAGCGCCTCGCCGCGATCAACATCGAGGTCGAGATCTTCACCCGGGCGACCACCGCCGCCCTCCCGCCCTCCGTCGAGCTCGCCCCCGGCGTCCTGGTCCGGCACGTCGACGCCGGCCCCTACGAGGGACTGGCCAAGGAGGAGCTGCCCGCCCAGCTGTGCGCCTTCACCCACGGCGTGATGCAGGCCTGGGCCGGCCACCGGCCCGGCCACTACGACCTGGTCCACTCGCACTACTGGCTCTCCGGCCACGTCGGCTGGCTCGCCGCCCAGCGCTGGGGCGTCCCCCTGGTGCACGCCATGCACACCATGGCCAAGGTCAAGAACGCCAACCTGGCCGACGGCGACACCCCCGAGCCCGCCGCGCGGGTCATCGGCGAGACCCAGATCGTCGCCGCCGCGGACCGCCTGATCGCCAACACCGCCGAGGAGGCGGACGAGCTGGTACGGCACTACGCGGCCGAGCCCGGCAAGGTCGCCGTCGTCCACCCGGGCGTCAACCTCTCCCGCTTCCGCCCGGCCGACGGCCGTGCCGCCGCGCGGGCGCGCCTCGGGCTGCCCCAGGACGCCCTGATCCCGCTCTTCGCGGGCCGCATCCAGCCGCTGAAGGCCCCGGACGTGCTCCTGCGCGCGGTGGCCGTCCTGCTCGACGAGCGCCCCGAACTGCGCTCGCGCATCTGCGTCCCCGTGGTCGGTGGCCCGAGCGGCAGCGGCCTCGCCAAGCCGGAGGGGCTCCAGAAGCTCGCCGCGCGGCTGGGCATCGCGGACGTCGTACGGTTCCGCCCGCCCGTCGGCCAGGAACAGCTCGCGGACTGGTTCCGCGCGGCGTCCGTGCTCGTGATGCCCTCCTACAGCGAGTCCTTCGGACTGGTCGCCATAGAGGCCCAGGCCTCCGGCACTCCGGTGCTCGCCGCGGCGGTCGGCGGCCTTCCGGTGGCCGTACGGGACGGGGACACCGGTTTCCTCGTCCAGGGCCACGACCCGGCCGCCTACGCGCGCGTGCTCCGCGACTTCGCCGACCACCCGCATCTCGCCGACCGCATGGGCGAGGCCGCCGCCCGGCACGCCCAGTCCTTCGGCTGGGACGCCGCGGCCGCCGCCACGGCCGACGTCTACACGGCCGCGACCCACGCGCACCGCCGTCACGTACGCTCGCACCATGGCTGA
- a CDS encoding YbjN domain-containing protein codes for MADRAAEAAQRAAQVIEGVLKDAELEWESTAPGTYVVKLPGTRKLSTTVSLIAGRHTLSLNAFVIRHPDENEGAVHRWLLERNLKLFGVSYAVDPLGDIYVTGRLPLSAVTADEVDRLLGQVLEAADGSFNTLLELGFASAIRKEYAWRVSRGEPTRNLDAFAHLLARPSEQTRNTAPD; via the coding sequence ATGGCTGACAGGGCAGCGGAAGCGGCACAGCGGGCGGCGCAGGTCATCGAGGGCGTGCTGAAGGACGCCGAGCTGGAGTGGGAGAGCACCGCTCCCGGCACGTACGTGGTGAAGCTCCCCGGCACCCGCAAGCTGTCCACGACGGTGTCCCTGATCGCCGGCCGGCACACGCTCAGCCTCAACGCCTTCGTCATCCGGCACCCCGACGAGAACGAGGGGGCCGTCCACCGCTGGCTCCTGGAGCGCAACCTGAAGCTCTTCGGCGTGAGCTACGCGGTCGACCCGCTCGGCGACATCTACGTCACCGGCCGCCTCCCGCTGTCCGCCGTCACCGCGGACGAGGTCGACCGGCTCCTCGGCCAGGTCCTGGAAGCCGCCGACGGCAGCTTCAACACCCTCCTGGAGCTCGGTTTCGCCTCCGCGATCCGCAAGGAGTACGCGTGGCGGGTGTCGCGCGGCGAGCCGACCCGCAACCTGGACGCGTTTGCCCACCTGCTGGCCCGCCCGTCGGAGCAGACGCGGAACACGGCCCCCGACTGA
- a CDS encoding AraC family transcriptional regulator, with amino-acid sequence MTAERSERTVSAWRPRVPGVVEVFHAHFTEYAYPMHVHDAWTLLIVDDGAVRYDLDRHEHGTPHDTVSLLPPHVPHNGSPATTGGFRKRVLYLDGSRLGDDLIGAAVDRPDLRDPLLRRRVGQVHSALVRPGDELEAESRLTLVGERLRAHLRSRDVTGTARRDPVLARRLRELLDARVVEGLTLEEAGTLLSAHPAHLVRAFSGAYGIAPHQYLTSRRVGRARRLLLEGQSPSGVAAATGFYDQAHLTRHFRKLVGVAPGRYRGSGRADDAGVV; translated from the coding sequence ATGACCGCGGAGCGTTCCGAGCGGACCGTCTCTGCCTGGCGGCCCCGCGTCCCGGGCGTCGTCGAGGTGTTCCACGCCCACTTCACCGAGTACGCCTATCCGATGCACGTCCACGATGCCTGGACGCTGCTCATCGTCGACGACGGCGCCGTACGGTACGACCTGGACCGGCACGAGCACGGCACCCCGCACGACACGGTGTCCCTGCTGCCGCCGCACGTCCCCCACAACGGCTCCCCCGCCACCACCGGCGGCTTCCGCAAACGGGTGCTCTACCTCGACGGCAGCCGTCTCGGCGACGATCTGATCGGGGCCGCCGTCGACCGTCCCGACCTGCGGGATCCGTTGCTGCGGCGGCGCGTGGGGCAGGTGCACTCGGCGCTGGTGCGGCCCGGTGACGAGCTGGAGGCGGAGAGCAGGCTGACGCTGGTGGGGGAGCGGCTGCGGGCCCATCTGCGGTCGCGGGACGTCACCGGCACGGCGCGGCGCGATCCCGTGCTCGCGCGCCGGCTGCGGGAGTTGCTGGACGCGCGGGTGGTCGAGGGGCTCACCCTGGAGGAGGCGGGCACGCTGCTGTCCGCCCATCCCGCGCATCTGGTCCGCGCGTTCAGCGGCGCGTACGGCATCGCCCCGCACCAGTACCTGACGTCCCGCCGGGTGGGCCGGGCGCGGCGGCTGCTGCTGGAGGGGCAGTCGCCGAGCGGCGTGGCGGCCGCCACCGGGTTCTACGACCAGGCGCACCTCACCCGGCACTTCCGGAAGCTGGTGGGCGTCGCACCCGGCCGGTATCGCGGGAGCGGCCGCGCGGACGACGCCGGAGTGGTGTGA
- a CDS encoding DUF2000 domain-containing protein, whose amino-acid sequence MSTRFDTKIAVLLREDLEPWQRLNVTAFLVSGLGTQVPELIGEPYEDADQVPYLPMFRQPVLVFKGTKETLRAAHTRALSRALPRAVFTSDLFATGHDEANRAAVRAVGTADLDLVGLSVHGPRNAVDKVLKGARMHP is encoded by the coding sequence ATGAGCACTCGCTTCGACACGAAGATCGCCGTACTGCTGCGCGAGGACCTGGAACCCTGGCAGCGCCTCAACGTCACCGCGTTCCTGGTCAGCGGCCTGGGCACCCAGGTGCCGGAGCTGATCGGGGAACCGTACGAGGACGCGGACCAGGTGCCGTACCTGCCGATGTTCCGCCAGCCGGTCCTGGTCTTCAAGGGCACGAAGGAAACCCTGAGGGCCGCCCACACACGGGCCCTGTCCCGCGCCCTCCCCCGCGCGGTCTTCACCTCGGACCTGTTCGCCACGGGCCACGACGAGGCCAACCGCGCGGCGGTACGGGCCGTCGGCACCGCGGACCTCGACCTGGTCGGCCTGTCGGTGCACGGCCCGCGGAACGCGGTCGACAAGGTGCTGAAGGGCGCGCGAATGCACCCGTGA
- a CDS encoding phosphorothioated DNA-binding restriction endonuclease, with protein MNWVERAAELRQWSKGAARAPHKPLLLLYALGRFQQDGDGELRYSAVEEDLKGLLAEYGPRNRTSAAYPFHHLVSDGVWEVRTDRGAGSPGTGVRELRASNAAGRLVPELRVALRREPSLLGRMARVLLDANFPPSLHGELCEAVGLDPEAGPAVSERFSAARRQRDRRMRELVLTAYEYRCAFCGYDGRLGPVPVGLEAAHVRWWAFDGPDDVDNGLCLCSLHHKLFDKGVLGVGRGPARGGEGSGAGGGPHRILVSERFTGHSPAARAAVTELSGRPLIGPRPGAAPIAAAHRAWHMEQVFRGDPPAAPQAAHAAPSSA; from the coding sequence ATGAACTGGGTAGAGCGCGCAGCCGAGTTGAGGCAGTGGAGCAAGGGGGCCGCACGGGCCCCTCACAAGCCGCTGCTCCTGCTGTACGCGCTCGGGCGGTTCCAGCAGGACGGTGACGGTGAGCTGCGGTACAGCGCCGTGGAGGAGGACCTGAAGGGGCTGCTGGCCGAGTACGGGCCGCGCAACAGGACGTCGGCCGCCTACCCGTTCCATCATCTGGTCAGCGACGGTGTGTGGGAGGTGCGTACCGATCGCGGGGCCGGCAGTCCGGGCACCGGTGTGCGGGAGCTGCGGGCGAGCAACGCGGCCGGGCGGCTCGTGCCCGAGCTGCGGGTGGCGTTGCGGCGGGAGCCGTCGCTGCTCGGGCGGATGGCCCGGGTGCTGCTCGACGCGAACTTCCCGCCCTCGCTGCACGGCGAGTTGTGCGAAGCCGTCGGCCTGGATCCGGAGGCGGGGCCGGCCGTGTCCGAGCGGTTCTCCGCCGCGCGGCGGCAGCGGGACCGCCGGATGCGGGAGCTGGTGCTGACGGCGTACGAGTACCGGTGCGCCTTCTGCGGTTACGACGGCCGGCTCGGGCCGGTGCCGGTCGGGCTGGAGGCCGCGCACGTGCGCTGGTGGGCGTTCGACGGCCCGGACGACGTCGACAACGGGCTGTGCCTGTGCTCGCTGCACCACAAGCTCTTCGACAAGGGTGTCCTCGGTGTGGGGCGGGGGCCCGCCCGCGGCGGCGAGGGCAGCGGCGCCGGCGGAGGGCCGCACCGGATCCTCGTCTCGGAGCGGTTCACCGGGCACAGTCCCGCCGCTCGCGCGGCCGTCACCGAACTCTCCGGGCGCCCGCTCATCGGGCCCCGGCCGGGCGCCGCCCCCATAGCGGCGGCCCACCGCGCCTGGCACATGGAGCAGGTGTTCCGCGGTGATCCTCCGGCCGCCCCGCAGGCGGCCCACGCCGCCCCGTCGTCGGCGTGA
- a CDS encoding DUF433 domain-containing protein, whose protein sequence is MIDPRFGHGLPVVAANRVTVQAIADLWEAGESVEDIAYDYDMTPEQVDELCRAVVHLAA, encoded by the coding sequence GTGATCGATCCGAGGTTCGGACACGGCCTCCCCGTGGTCGCCGCCAACAGGGTCACGGTCCAGGCCATCGCCGACCTGTGGGAAGCCGGCGAAAGCGTCGAGGACATCGCCTACGACTACGACATGACCCCGGAGCAAGTGGACGAACTCTGCCGGGCAGTGGTGCATCTTGCCGCCTGA
- a CDS encoding DUF397 domain-containing protein, whose protein sequence is MEQKSRPDQNHVVWCKSSYSNQAGGDCVEVADGFPGAVPVRDSKNPHGPALHFRSASWVAFVGELKAGRHRM, encoded by the coding sequence ATGGAGCAGAAGTCCCGTCCCGATCAGAACCACGTCGTCTGGTGCAAGAGCAGCTACAGCAATCAGGCGGGCGGGGATTGCGTGGAAGTGGCGGACGGATTCCCCGGCGCCGTCCCCGTCCGTGACAGCAAGAACCCGCACGGCCCGGCACTCCACTTCCGAAGCGCCTCCTGGGTGGCGTTCGTAGGCGAGTTGAAGGCCGGGCGTCACCGGATGTGA
- a CDS encoding DUF397 domain-containing protein yields the protein MWRKSSYSNQEGGNCVEVADGFPRAVPVRDSKNPHGPELHFRSASWTAFISELKGSHHRI from the coding sequence GTGTGGCGCAAAAGCAGCTACAGCAATCAGGAAGGCGGCAACTGCGTGGAAGTGGCGGACGGATTTCCCCGCGCCGTCCCCGTACGTGACAGCAAGAACCCGCACGGCCCCGAACTCCACTTCCGAAGCGCCTCCTGGACCGCGTTCATAAGTGAGTTGAAGGGCAGCCACCACCGAATCTGA
- a CDS encoding helix-turn-helix domain-containing protein: MAALFGARVRKLRTAAGLTQAELGARVHVVGTRIAQIERVSGAKPTLELARALDAVLGADDLLVELWPYVYRETFPDWSRKFMAYAEQAVSIGEYAAHVVPGLLQTASYARAVLSVGLTLSGDAQLEERLSARMGRQVRLTSEDRPVLRVVLDEAVLRRPVGDSTVMREQLKRLLDNASERHITVQVLPFDQGEHDVMGGSLSILTLPDGSDVAYTEGAHYGQLIEDPEDVGNFVRTYHQLRAAALPPLMSLDMIRSVMEDNHRGANVPSRSERRRVAQKQLQQSGRRQLRGSGGRISPRRPRT; encoded by the coding sequence ATGGCGGCGCTGTTCGGCGCACGGGTGCGCAAGCTCCGTACGGCGGCCGGGCTGACCCAGGCCGAACTGGGCGCCCGGGTGCACGTGGTGGGCACTCGGATCGCCCAGATCGAACGCGTCTCGGGTGCGAAGCCGACGCTGGAACTGGCGCGGGCGCTGGACGCGGTACTCGGTGCGGACGACTTGCTCGTGGAGCTGTGGCCGTACGTGTACCGGGAGACGTTCCCGGACTGGTCGCGGAAGTTCATGGCGTACGCCGAACAAGCCGTGTCCATCGGGGAGTACGCGGCACACGTGGTCCCAGGTCTGTTGCAGACCGCGAGTTACGCGAGGGCCGTCCTGAGCGTCGGCCTCACGCTCAGCGGAGACGCACAATTGGAGGAGAGACTTTCCGCCCGCATGGGACGGCAGGTGCGGCTCACCTCTGAGGACAGGCCCGTCCTCCGGGTCGTCCTGGACGAAGCGGTACTGAGACGCCCGGTCGGTGATTCCACTGTGATGAGGGAGCAGTTGAAGCGCCTGCTGGATAACGCCTCGGAGCGGCACATCACTGTTCAGGTGCTGCCTTTCGACCAAGGCGAGCACGACGTGATGGGCGGATCACTGTCGATCCTCACGCTCCCGGACGGCTCCGACGTGGCGTACACGGAGGGCGCGCATTACGGCCAACTCATCGAGGATCCGGAGGACGTCGGAAACTTCGTACGGACCTACCATCAGCTACGGGCGGCAGCACTGCCCCCGCTCATGTCACTCGACATGATCCGATCCGTGATGGAGGACAACCACCGTGGAGCGAATGTCCCGTCCCGATCCGAACGGCGTCGTGTGGCGCAAAAGCAGCTACAGCAATCAGGAAGGCGGCAACTGCGTGGAAGTGGCGGACGGATTTCCCCGCGCCGTCCCCGTACGTGA
- a CDS encoding FG-GAP and VCBS repeat-containing protein — protein MRASRTVLAAAAALAAAVCTPLLVAPTAAAAPARLADDFNGDGYRDLVLLGGTHGKDGRVTVVYGTSTGPGTRVQTIHQDSAGIPGAVEEGDEWGFAATSADLDRDGYADLVVASPGEAVGDIQRRGGLTVVWGSAKGLGSGTVFHSPIAPEYAGSGDGFGLDVVAGDFDGDGDQDLTALSDSRAGALLFKGPFTRTGGKSGWQSLGGSYGYLNGSQLAAGRVTADGATDLYIIGRDLQAGYSDLDMRAYFHRGGADFTRRASELRVPDDGGHQIGGGPIAAIGDFDKDGYGDLALGRGYEQPDGEKGYVSIQYGGSTGPNTARARVKITQNTSGVPGASENEDYFGAAVAAGDVNGDGYADLAVGASGEDLGDRRQAGMVTVLLGRAGGLSGTGAKAYDQNTSGIAGAVENNDYFGWNLKLTDYTRDGRADLLIDTNEQLDNTRWGLVHQLKGSTSGITTTGSKTYTVNSLNLPYTTLGGRFAH, from the coding sequence ATGCGCGCCTCACGCACCGTCCTCGCCGCCGCCGCGGCACTCGCGGCAGCGGTCTGTACCCCTCTCCTCGTCGCGCCCACGGCGGCCGCCGCCCCCGCACGGCTCGCCGACGACTTCAACGGCGACGGCTACCGCGACCTCGTCCTGCTCGGCGGGACGCACGGCAAGGACGGCAGGGTCACCGTCGTCTACGGCACGTCGACCGGACCCGGCACCCGGGTGCAGACCATCCACCAGGACTCGGCCGGCATACCCGGCGCGGTGGAGGAGGGCGACGAGTGGGGATTCGCCGCGACCAGCGCCGACCTCGACCGCGACGGCTACGCCGACCTGGTGGTCGCCTCACCGGGGGAGGCCGTCGGTGACATCCAGCGGCGCGGCGGGCTGACCGTCGTGTGGGGCAGCGCCAAGGGCCTCGGCTCCGGCACCGTCTTCCACTCGCCCATCGCACCGGAGTACGCGGGCTCGGGCGACGGGTTCGGCCTGGACGTCGTCGCCGGTGACTTCGACGGCGACGGCGACCAGGACCTCACGGCGCTCAGCGACAGCCGCGCCGGCGCCCTCCTGTTCAAGGGCCCCTTCACCCGCACCGGCGGGAAGAGCGGCTGGCAGTCCCTCGGCGGGAGCTACGGCTACCTGAACGGCTCCCAGCTCGCGGCGGGCCGGGTCACCGCCGACGGCGCCACCGACCTGTACATCATCGGCCGCGATCTCCAGGCCGGCTACAGCGACCTGGACATGCGGGCCTACTTCCACCGCGGAGGCGCCGACTTCACCCGGCGCGCGAGCGAGCTGCGCGTACCGGACGACGGCGGGCACCAGATCGGCGGCGGCCCCATCGCCGCCATCGGCGACTTCGACAAGGACGGCTACGGCGACCTGGCCCTCGGCCGCGGTTACGAGCAGCCGGACGGGGAGAAGGGGTACGTCAGCATCCAGTACGGCGGTTCCACCGGCCCCAACACGGCCCGCGCACGGGTGAAGATCACCCAGAACACCTCGGGCGTACCGGGCGCTTCCGAGAACGAGGACTACTTCGGCGCCGCCGTCGCCGCGGGCGACGTCAACGGCGACGGATACGCCGACCTCGCCGTCGGCGCCTCCGGCGAGGACCTGGGGGACCGGCGCCAGGCCGGCATGGTCACGGTGCTCCTCGGCCGTGCGGGCGGACTGTCCGGCACCGGAGCCAAGGCCTACGACCAGAACACGTCGGGCATCGCGGGCGCGGTCGAGAACAACGACTACTTCGGCTGGAACCTCAAGCTCACCGACTACACGCGCGACGGCCGCGCCGACCTCCTCATCGACACCAACGAGCAGCTGGACAACACCCGCTGGGGCCTGGTCCACCAGCTGAAGGGCTCGACGTCGGGCATCACCACGACCGGCTCGAAGACGTACACGGTGAACTCCCTGAACCTGCCCTACACGACACTGGGCGGCCGCTTCGCGCACTGA
- a CDS encoding methyltransferase domain-containing protein, whose translation MSTTLGVPRPDQADYMLRAAAGDAGRAYKQRMLDMLDVRDGHAVLDVGCGPGTDLPALAERVGDAGTVIGVDRDPAMLERARARTAGLPRVEIREGDAHALPVEAGTIDRAKTDRVLMHVADPADVLAQLHRATRPGARIGLAEPDWDTLIVDAEDLETSRAFTRFTTSEVVRHATIGRGLARLAARAGFRVEAVHTTTPLFLDFAEADHTLGLGRNLQKAVDGGHIDPVRGRDWFDGLSAPGPFYASFTLVSVVCSR comes from the coding sequence ATGTCGACGACTCTCGGTGTCCCGCGTCCCGATCAGGCCGACTACATGCTGCGCGCCGCGGCCGGTGACGCGGGGCGGGCGTACAAGCAGCGGATGCTCGACATGCTGGACGTCCGCGACGGCCACGCCGTACTGGACGTGGGGTGCGGGCCGGGTACCGACCTCCCGGCGCTGGCGGAACGCGTCGGGGACGCCGGCACCGTGATCGGTGTCGACCGGGACCCGGCCATGCTCGAACGGGCCCGTGCGCGCACGGCCGGACTGCCGCGGGTGGAGATCCGCGAGGGGGACGCCCACGCGCTCCCCGTCGAGGCGGGCACCATCGACCGCGCCAAGACCGACCGCGTCCTGATGCACGTGGCCGATCCCGCGGACGTCCTCGCGCAGCTCCACCGCGCGACCCGGCCGGGCGCCCGGATCGGGCTCGCCGAGCCCGACTGGGACACCCTGATCGTCGACGCGGAGGACCTGGAGACGAGCCGCGCCTTCACCCGCTTCACCACGTCCGAGGTGGTCCGCCACGCGACCATCGGGCGCGGTCTCGCCCGCCTCGCCGCGCGGGCCGGCTTCCGCGTCGAGGCCGTGCACACCACGACCCCGCTCTTCCTCGACTTCGCCGAGGCGGATCACACCCTGGGCCTGGGCCGCAATCTGCAGAAGGCCGTCGACGGGGGGCACATCGACCCGGTGCGCGGGCGGGACTGGTTCGACGGCCTCTCCGCACCGGGGCCCTTCTACGCATCGTTCACCCTGGTCAGCGTGGTCTGCTCCCGCTGA
- a CDS encoding DUF6232 family protein, protein MDLRVGKRVLWVGDAAYPLRNVTRVYSVEFKPKRGETFGFFLVGSVIALVVARSEPDALPGCVLAVAALLVWLLKVLWSPSKYALVIDTSGTASALVTLPHRERLRQLVDAIVEAVESPEKQLHVQVESMNFSRNYHHGDKVNIYGGLGHTGVLKK, encoded by the coding sequence GTGGATCTGCGGGTGGGCAAGCGGGTGCTGTGGGTGGGGGATGCCGCCTATCCGCTGCGCAACGTGACCCGGGTCTACTCCGTCGAGTTCAAGCCCAAACGCGGGGAGACGTTCGGGTTCTTCCTCGTCGGCAGCGTGATCGCGCTCGTGGTGGCCAGGTCGGAGCCGGACGCGTTGCCGGGCTGTGTGCTCGCGGTGGCCGCGCTGCTCGTGTGGCTGCTGAAGGTGCTGTGGTCGCCGAGCAAGTACGCGCTCGTCATCGACACGTCCGGCACGGCGAGCGCCCTCGTGACCCTGCCGCACCGCGAACGGCTCCGGCAGTTGGTCGACGCCATCGTGGAGGCCGTCGAGTCACCCGAGAAACAGCTCCACGTGCAGGTCGAGAGCATGAATTTCAGCCGTAACTACCATCACGGCGACAAGGTCAACATCTACGGCGGTCTGGGGCACACGGGGGTGCTGAAGAAGTGA